In the Chloroflexota bacterium genome, CCTTATGCTGAAAAGATACAACAGGTGCTGGCGGACCTGGCTGCACAGCCAAGAGGTGTCGCTCATCCCTTACTGGAGCGCCGAGAAACGAAGAGGATCGAGATAATTCACATCACCGCTGACCGTGGTCTGTGCGGTGGCCTCAACATCAACATGAACCGAAGCACAGCTAACTTCATCCTGCAACATGTTGACCCTTCTGTGCTTATAACGGTGGGCCGCAAAGGGAGAGACTACATGATGCGTTACAGGCGCGAGGTTCGGGCTGAGTTTACCGGAATCAGCGATCGCCCGTCCCTGGCGGATACTCTCCCTATATCTAGAATTGTCATCGATGACTACAGCAACGGCTTCGTCGATCTGGTCTATCTAGCATACACTGAGTTTGTCACCACGATGACCCAGCGACCCGTGCTCCGCCAGTTGCTCCCCGTGGAGCCCGCGAAGGTAACGCATCGTGG is a window encoding:
- the atpG gene encoding ATP synthase F1 subunit gamma; translated protein: MANIRLLRRRIRSIQSTAKITKAMETIAASKMRRAQEADLAGRPYAEKIQQVLADLAAQPRGVAHPLLERRETKRIEIIHITADRGLCGGLNINMNRSTANFILQHVDPSVLITVGRKGRDYMMRYRREVRAEFTGISDRPSLADTLPISRIVIDDYSNGFVDLVYLAYTEFVTTMTQRPVLRQLLPVEPAKVTHRGEIEYIYEPSSKMVLAELLPRFVEMEVYHALLESIASEQSARMVAMRNATDNANELVRDLTVMYNKARQEMITTELLDITGGAEALA